The genomic stretch TTCTTTCGACGATCAGCATGCAAAGCTGGTCTTCGGGAGGAGGGAAGATCTGCGGCCGGATGCAATGCCCCCGTTTGAAGTACAAACAGTCCTTGCCCGAAAGTTTCTTGACCTGAGCCATGGCATTTGATTTCAAATATCTTTGGTTAGAATTTCGATCTGATCTCCTGCTCTAACCGGACCTCCCTTGATAATGCGGACAAAGATCCCCTCTTTGGGCATAACACAATCCCCGGCCAGACGATAGATGGCGCAGCGGTCATGACAGACCTTGCCGATTTGGGTGACTTCCACCAGGGCTTCCGAACCTAAACGCAGGCGTGTGCCGATAGGCAGTTCGGGCAGGATGATCCCTTCGGTGGTTATGTTTTCGGCAAAGGAACCGGGGTGGACCTTCAGCCCCAGATCCTGCATTTTTTTGATGCTTTCCAGGGCCAGGAGGCTGAGTTGGCGATGCCAGGGGCCTCCATGGGCATCGCCGGCCAAACCGAATTCTTCTACTAAGGTTCCCTCGGGAATATTTTTTTTCGGGACCCCTTTTTGATCGCTTATGGAAACGGCTATTATTTTCATAAAAAATCCTCGTGCCCACGGAGGGCTTTAAAAAATGTTTTTTTTCTCTCTCCAGAGTTCAAAAACGACAACATTATTGGGATCGGGACAGGCTATCTGCAGGCGGTCCGGATCTTCAGACCAGGGGAATTTACCGCCGAATTTCAAGACCGTAAAAAAAGGGAAGATGCTGGTCAAGGCCCATTGGCAAATGGAAGAACCCATTTCCGTCAACTCGAAGACCTCACCTACCTGATGCCCATAGGAGCAGGCCCCCTTCCCCCTGATCTCCACAATCTTTCCTTTTACCCTATATTCTTCCATAAT from Deltaproteobacteria bacterium encodes the following:
- a CDS encoding TIGR04076 family protein; the encoded protein is MEEYRVKGKIVEIRGKGACSYGHQVGEVFELTEMGSSICQWALTSIFPFFTVLKFGGKFPWSEDPDRLQIACPDPNNVVVFELWREKKNIF
- a CDS encoding MOSC domain-containing protein, producing the protein MKIIAVSISDQKGVPKKNIPEGTLVEEFGLAGDAHGGPWHRQLSLLALESIKKMQDLGLKVHPGSFAENITTEGIILPELPIGTRLRLGSEALVEVTQIGKVCHDRCAIYRLAGDCVMPKEGIFVRIIKGGPVRAGDQIEILTKDI